A stretch of DNA from Gallus gallus isolate bGalGal1 chromosome 7, bGalGal1.mat.broiler.GRCg7b, whole genome shotgun sequence:
AGTATTGAGAATGAAAACTCCTCTCAGTGAATTCACATAACTCTCATTAGAGAGAATATGAATAATTAAAGTGAGCCTCCAAGAGTTGAGGCagggggaaaagagagaaagcagaggacAGGCTGAGTACTTgccattgctttgttttccttgatgTTTAACGCTCTCTTTTCTAAAAACAGGGAGCCCTTCTCTTCAGAATCAGAGTCTGAATCTGGAGCAGGCATCACATCTTCAGGAAGAGATTCCACCTCAGCCTTCCTCCTTCCTGATCTTCGAGGTGGAAACTTCATGGCTACTTTGAGAGGAACAGTGCATTTCCTCAGTCTCAGAGATGCCTCTCTGCCAGTGCTGACGTTGTTCTCCTCTGAATCAGACTCCAGTTTCTGTTAACAAAACACGACGAAAACACATAAAACAGAATGAGTTGCTCTGCAATTAAACAGTCTGACTCCCACTTGTTCTCCTTACTGCTTTTTCTAACTCAGACACGCATCTTCTCCCAGTCAGGTGCCATCCAAGTTATTCCTAGGCAAGTTCTTAAGTTCTGACAGGAACTTTTTGATGCCAAACACGGTgacatttcattttgctctACTCAAAACTAGTTCTTGGTACTTTTAACAGCAAACCTGCTCTTGCACTGCAGTTACAAAAAGCAGGATTCCACCACCTACAGCTACCTCTACACTGCTCAAGTGCTACAGCATTCCCTGCTACACTGTGACAGTGCACACCTGACTGCACATCAGTGTATGCAGAGattttccttgtgtttgtgAGGGTCCATGAGCTAGGTTAACATCTTGTGTTGAAGAAACCAGAAACGTTACAGTCTAACAAAGAGCAACAACCATCAAGGACAGTTTCATCAAGTAGTATATTTTCCAGTCCATACAAAGACTTCACTCTGATCTTGCAAAGCTCAGGAGCTAGGGGGATTTTTaggaaggcaaaaataaaatcaaattaagtCTATTTACACTCATTACATTAAATAAAGTCATGTTGCTTCTTGACAACAACATCTGACTTGGAATTTGAAGCTGACATTTTTCAGTCACACCAAGGAATGTGCAAGTATCCAAAATTCAAGCTGCAAACTGAGATCGGCCATCTTACCAAGGCACCTTCAatcttcttctctgaaaagccACAGAAGGATTCATCGTCAGAGGATTCGTGAAAGATTTTGGCCAGCTCTTCTCTAACATCTGACCTCAACTTGCGCTTctgcaaagaacaaaataccCTTTAACTTCAGTTGGGCAAAACCAATTTGCATTGACAACCAAAATACAAGCAAATGgcttttgtaattaaaaaatactaaCAGTTAAGGGATTTACAGGCAGTTTCAGAACTGCAGTTGCAAGCTACTAAGCACGTTGGCTTAGGTGATGTCTCAAAGGTTGCCCACCTGCTTCCAACACCAACCAGCTAAGCAGACAAGCAAGCAGTGACATGGAATTGTAGCACATAGCACAGATCTGTAACTACTGTGCAAAACATATCAGAGCACGCAGCGTTTATCACACGTTAACATGTGGGTCTTTGCTGGCACTGCTCCTTCAGGTTTATTTGCTCCAGCCCCGTACTCACCGTGTTAGCAAAGCTGTCAGAACCAAAACTGTCGCAGCTGTCATCAGAGGATGAGGATGTCTCCATGGGAATCAGCTTGGTACTTCGGAAAGTGGTAAAGGTTCTCCTTCCAGAGCAACGGCGCTgcaaaagagcagtgctgagcctgtTACCCATGGGCACCAGCTGTACGGCGCAGCGCTGGGGCACATCCCTACAGCACATCCCTACACCGCTGCCAGTGAGGCTTACCCACTCCAGGTAAGCCCCCTGTTGTGTGTGAACACAGCACACCTCCCCCCTGCAGAACCAGCACCATTAAGCAAAACATCCCCAGAGTTCAAGTGGGAACAGGTTCTAGTCTGATAGGTTTCACATCCTTTTACAGGAGAGCTTTGTTTGCTCTTCACAAATACTTCTTTTAGCTCTGCAACGAAGCGGGAACGTACACCAACGTCGTATTTGTCCCCACTCCTTACAGGTGAGACTAGAAACGTGCACGAGAGCATCGCTCCCTGATCCGCTTTAACTGACCAAGGTACCTCTCGCTTAAGGCATACCGACCACTCCAAACGCACCGACAGTGACCAGCGCTGCCCTCCTCACGGGGGCTCCCACCAACGGCCACCGGAAGGGCCGCAGCACACCGTAGAACACGGCCCGGCCGGGGCCAACGAGCCGCGGGCCCGTTAGCACACGGAGCGCGCTCCAGCCGCCCGCCGCGCTAAATCGGAGCGAACCTCCCGCCCCACCACCGCGGGCTGCCTCCCcccgcagcagcagccccgACGGCCTCCGAGCGGGACGGGAAGCGGAGGGAAAGCCCATCCTCTGCCCCAGCCCCGCGGCTGAGGATACCCACAGCCGCCGCCCCGAGGCCGCTCCTCCCGCCGGGCACACCGCTCACCCCCCGCTGTACCCGGCCCCGCGGGACAGCGCTCACCTGCGGGCGCTGCGGAGCCATGCTGACGGCGAGACGAGCGGCGGGAAATGAAGGTTCGCGCCAAAGCGGCAGGGGCAGAAGGGGCGGGGCCTGGAGGCGCCTTTCCCGCGCTGCCGCCCGCGTCCTGGCAGATGCGTCCGACACCCACGGAACCCAGCGCCTCgcgccccctccccgcgcccATCCGCGCAGCCCGGCAGGGAGCACAAAGAGACTCTCCCGGAGAGCCCCAGAGGGCCCTGTGCGGGggcctctttatttttttctcccgGGGGCGCGCGGTTTGTGGAGCTGCAAGGACCTGGCCGTGTGGCGCGAAAATCTCCCGGCCGGAACGCGGCGGGACCCGAGCGCCAgaggggcggggccgggggtgcCCGCATGGCCTCCGCCTCCGttgtgctttcatttctcactgctgctttttgccccACCATTCTGGGAATAGATAACcgtgattaaaaaataaaagacgGCCACAGACGGGGTTTGTGTGCCCTGCTGCCGTGCAGGTTGGGTGCCGCCAGGGCCTTAGGCTGAGACCTCCATGCCCTTGAGGGTACAGCAGTGCAATGGGCTTTCAGAAGGAGCTGGCCGTGTTACTCTGCAAACAGTTACTTGGAGCTGGGCCGGAGGAAACGAAAGCCGCAGTGACTGTGAACTGTTCTATGTAACGCTGCAATCTCACCTTAAATCAAGCGCAGCCACGGAATGATTGCTGTGCAGCCAGGATTTGGCAGCCAGGGTCGGGTGAGGCCCTGAAAGCTGTATGCGATTTACAGCCCCGCTGCTTGCTGTAATCCTGCCTTTATCCTTTATCCTGCTCGGCGGTGCCGAGggcctcccagcagcaggcacaaaACCACATCAGGCACGAGGAAAGCAGCCCCGCACACGCAGGCCGCACGCAggcccgcagcccggcccgggCTGTGAATAGCTGTGGCACAATGGGggccagccctgcccagggTCGGTGTTTTCTGTGGGCGACGGCCTCCCCGTGTGAAGGCAGCTCCGCTTTCAGGCAGCCCGTAATTACAGCCTCACCTGCACGGCGCACAAAGAGAGGGACACCGCCCAGTGCGGCCACCCAGGTGGCTTCCAAGCAGCTCAAGGCAGGGACACGTCCTGAGCAGCCACAGgctctgctgcttccagaaAAGAAGTCCCAAATACCACACGGTTTCTCAGTGGCAGCAGCTCTTGTCAACGCCCTGAGCCGTGAAAGTCAGGAATTTACTAGAAAATAACCACCATGTAAAATGTTACAGGGCTAGCCAACCCTGTGCTTCAGGCTGCAGCTCATTTCCCAATTAATGCTTCATGGAAACAGAATTCTCCACGCCACGTATGTAATCAGTCAGCTTTAAAACGTATTGGCCCAAGCAGGGACTTTGTGGGGAAAGTGGCCAGGAGTTGGGGAAGCCGTttggcagaggggctgcagcccggcTTGGTGAGGCAGGGAAACAAATGGATGCGCTGAGCTCCTGCAGTCCCAAAGGGACGCTTGCTGTTATATGGGTGCAGGAGGATGGCTGCTTCTGTAGATCTACACCGAGACCTCTGCGTGCTTGATGGACACCCCTGTGCCCTTGGCTTCTCGGTCCTCATGTTCTTCTCTTTCAGCAGAAGGGGAGCGCAGAGATTCTCCTGACCGCAGAGTACCTGTGGCACAAAGCAATAACACGTATCTTGGCTCCGTAGAAAAGAATAAGATTGCAGCCACTAATGACAGTAATTAAAAATTTCTCTAAGAGCTGTCCAATCACCTCTTCATCCGAGCAAATTACAGTGTGCTAGTAAAACCGTTAGTGCCACAAAATGAAGCTAAAAACGTCCTGCATTAAAATAATCAGGCATGGATTTATGATGTAAATTGTAAATCGGTAACCTATAACACGCACtaattgttttcctctctcGTGAAAGGTGTGTTTCTGTAACGGATCTGATCGGGCACGTGCGATTGCTCAGCTGCCGccctgcagtggctgctgctgctgtagggGATGTGTGAGGTGTACCGCCAGCTCCCCTGCCATTGGCTGCGACCCAGAGAAAGGAGGGCGGCTGCTTCTGTGCACTTCGATGTAATTGGGCCTCCACATGTTTGCTGGACGTAGTTCTTTATGAAGTGCTTTTTCGCTTTGGCATTGTGCTCTGAACTGGAATTTAGCATGGATAATTGGTTCACAGCCAAGGCCAGTGCTCCACAAAATACCTCCGCAGTGCAATTAgtgtcttttttccccccttttttccctctgcaaggaaaaaatagtttttgcttttttaatttatatctCCTTGTGCTTTGCTGCAATTTCCTCGGTAGCACAGGCTGGGTGCAGACACGTCCTGCCTGCTGAATTGAAGGTGGCCACGTCTGGTCCTATTTGACAGCGTGTTTCTTTGACCCAGGCTGCTGAGGccataaaaatggaaagaataagagaaaagaaagccaaaggAATAACTACAGCCCAGCGAGAGGAAAAGTGCAGGTTGATAAATGCCTCTAGGAGCCTGCATTCATCAGTGCCCTCAGAGAACAGCTGAAATGTGGTCAGCTCCGACAGAAACCTTAATGATTATTCCAAGTACACGTCGCAGGGATCGTTCGGAGCGCAGGGCATTGTGATGCACATTATGGAGCGTAATTACAAAGCTCGTTCGAGTATCCTGTAGCCGTTCTACAGaatgcattgaaaaaaaaaaaaagaaaggttgaTCAAATAAAAGTGGCTGCTGTTGATATGCAGAGACCACTTGTGAAAGCTTGAGATCCCGGCCCTTTCACTCTTGGGCTTCGATTTATATTTCCctttgaaaacacaaaatagATTAAGTCACATCATAAAGAAATTGCTTACAAAATGTTCTGCAAATGCATAGCGGTGGGAAACAGGAGGCTATCGGGAAGTAACCAAAATTGCTCTCTGCACTCTGTTTTTCTGCCCTTCTACATACGCTTTGCTGGGAGGGCTGATTTGTGTTGCCTCCGCCAGCCGCCAggagggcagtggggacaggtggggtgggggcaggCAGGAAACCCCCCAGGGCTTCATGCCCTTCATGTGCTTTCTCAAGCACAAGGGAAATGCCCTGTCTCTGCTGCAGGAGCGCTGACTTTTCCTTGCTGGGGCAGGGCAAGAAATCCATATGTTGAGCTTCAGGTGCATGAAGCCACTCCGTTGTGCAGCGTCACCCACAGGACCATCCCATGGGGTTTCTCAGAGGAGGCGCTGACCCCTGGGGCTGTCCGCcaccccctgctgctgctgctgtcctctgaGAAGTTCATCCCAAATGCCCTGTGTAAAAACAGGATCTTGGCAGACCCTTATTAGCGTTATTGCCATAATAGACTTCTCCTCCATAACCTCTAACTTTTCACAACACACTGGCTTGAACTGCCAAGCGTTGGCACTTCATTAGATAAGAAAATTATGTAAAAAACCCTTATATGGTGGAAacatatacagaaaataatgctgTCAGATGTAATTTGCAGAGGTAGCACAGCTATTTGGCTCCATTTTAAGTGATGCGGGATGTCAGGAGGTCTTccggtttgtttttttttcccccacaattACAAAAGCAACTGCCTGTCTTTCCCAGCCTAAAGTAGTAATGAGAATAATATTTAGGTCAAAGTGCATTCACTAGCACAGTCAAAAAATTCAAGTGCTTGTCTTTGACACACAGCCCAGTATTCTTGGCAGAAGGTTTGCATTATGTCCTAAAACACCTGGGGTTTGGTCCCCATTAGCATGGGGTGCACTTGGAGAGGAGTGTCATTTGGGGAGCAGTGGAGGAGGCACGGAGGCTTTGGGTGATCTTTGCTCCTTCAGTGGGCTCAGCAAGCACATGGCGAGTGCACGGGGTCGTGGTGCGTGCCCAGGGAGAGGAGCATCGTGCTCAGACATCACCAGCTGCCAGAAAGCATTCAGTGGGAGCAGGATGGGAAGAGGTGCAATTACAGTagctaatattttctttaaaaagcagacGATGCTGGGTTCAAAGGCCATCGGCTGTGACTGCAGCCATCCTGTTGGCCTGTCCAAATTTGTCAGGACCCAGAGAACCAGTCTTGGTGTGTTATTACTACTCAAGCAGGTGAGGAGCGGAGGTCCATGGAAATAGGGTTTGGGGGTTTGTTGAGTGCAAGGATGGCAACTTTTTTGGCTCCAAGGAGAGCCAGAGTCAAACCTTACCAAGTAAAGAAGCAGATCCCATCACAGCCTCACGCattcacaaaataaaaggaaaaaaaaaaagaagaaaatttgtatCTGACTTAGTAAACATGATCCCTATTGGACGCAGATATTCACTTACTTTGGACATCCAGTTTTGCATTTGCCTTCATGAGTTCTCCTCTATTTTTCATCATCCATGCCAGAAGATGTCCCGGAGCTGACTTCTTGTAACCCACTGCATTTTACACTCTGGAAAGGGAAAATGCAGGTACCTCCTGGGGATTAGGAAAACAGCAACATCTATACACAGAGAGATGAAGACGTAGGGAAAGGAT
This window harbors:
- the CDCA7 gene encoding cell division cycle-associated protein 7 isoform X1 — translated: MGFPSASRPARRPSGLLLRGEAARGGGAGGSLRFSAAGGWSALRVLTGPRLVGPGRAVFYGVLRPFRWPLVGAPVRRAALVTVGAFGVRRCSGRRTFTTFRSTKLIPMETSSSSDDSCDSFGSDSFANTKRKLRSDVREELAKIFHESSDDESFCGFSEKKIEGALKLESDSEENNVSTGREASLRLRKCTVPLKVAMKFPPRRSGRRKAEVESLPEDVMPAPDSDSDSEEKGSLFLEKRALNIKENKAMLAKLMAELQNVSGIFDGRRSLPAANNAPKRLPRRSLPRSALRRNPDRSSRPHTRSRSLIEGPPTPLPEEEDDDRYLLVRRRKMSGEDLEHDAQTPRRGHRGAMALPHIVRPVEEITEEELSNICGSAREKVYNRTMGSTCHQCRQKTIDTKTNCRNPDCIGVRGQFCGPCLRNRYGEDVRTALLDPTWRCPPCRGICNCSFCRQRDGRCATGVLVYLAKYHGYDNVHAYLKGLKQELGVED